The following are from one region of the Etheostoma spectabile isolate EspeVRDwgs_2016 chromosome 2, UIUC_Espe_1.0, whole genome shotgun sequence genome:
- the anp32b gene encoding acidic leucine-rich nuclear phosphoprotein 32 family member B isoform X1, with product MDMKKRIHLELRNRTPSDVRELVLDNCRSVEGKIEGLTAEFVNLEFLSLINVGLMSVSNLPKLGKLKKLELSDNRISGGLDVLAEKLPNLTHLNLSGNKLKDISTLEPLKKLDNLKSLDLFNCEVTNLNDYRESVFKLLPQLTYLDGYDLEDREASDSDGEVDGDGVDDDEDEEGEEEEDEDGEEEDFDEEEDDEEDEEEVEGEEDDDDVSGEDEEEDLGQDGEVDEEDDDDDDDEEEAEAGKGEKRKRDPEDDDDDDDDDDDD from the exons ATGGACATGAAAAAGAGGATCCACTTGGAGCTAAGAAACAGGACACCGTCTGAT GTACGAGAACTTGTCCTTGACAATTGTCGATCTGTTGAAGGAAAAATCGAAGGCCTCACAGCTGAATTTGTCAACCTGGAATTCCTTAGCTTGATAAATGTTGGCTTAATGTCAGTCTCCAACTTGCCCAAACTAGGAAAACTTAAAAAG CTGGAGTTGAGTGACAACAGAATTAGCGGCGGCCTTGATGTTTTAGCAGAGAAACTACCAAACCTCACGCATCTAAACCTGAGTGGCAACAAATTGAAAGACATCAGCACATTGGAACCATTG AAAAAGCTGGATAACCTGAAGAGTTTGGACCTGTTCAACTGTGAAGTGACAAACCTGAATGACTACAGAGAGAGTGTGTTCAAGCTGCTGCCCCAGCTTACCTACCTGGATGGTTATGACCTGGAGGATAGGGAGGCCTCTGATTCTGACGGAGAGGTGGACGGAGATGGCGTGGATGACGATGAAGATGAAG aaggagaggaggaggaagatgaggatggagaggaggaggacttTGACGAGGAAGAGGACGACGAGGAAGACGAAGAGGAGGTAGAAGGagaagaggatgatgatgacGTCAGTGGAGAAGATGAG GAGGAAGACTTGGGTCAGGATGGGGAAGtagatgaagaagatgatgatgacgatgatgacgAAGAGG AAGCAGAAGCTGgcaaaggagagaagagaaagcgAGACCCAGAGGATGACGATGACGACGATGACGATGACGACGACGATTAA
- the anp32b gene encoding acidic leucine-rich nuclear phosphoprotein 32 family member B isoform X2: MDMKKRIHLELRNRTPSDVRELVLDNCRSVEGKIEGLTAEFVNLEFLSLINVGLMSVSNLPKLGKLKKLELSDNRISGGLDVLAEKLPNLTHLNLSGNKLKDISTLEPLKKLDNLKSLDLFNCEVTNLNDYRESVFKLLPQLTYLDGYDLEDREASDSDGEVDGDGVDDDEDEEGEEEEDEDGEEEDFDEEEDDEEDEEEVEGEEDDDDVSGEDEEEDLGQDGEVDEEDDDDDDDEEAEAGKGEKRKRDPEDDDDDDDDDDDD, translated from the exons ATGGACATGAAAAAGAGGATCCACTTGGAGCTAAGAAACAGGACACCGTCTGAT GTACGAGAACTTGTCCTTGACAATTGTCGATCTGTTGAAGGAAAAATCGAAGGCCTCACAGCTGAATTTGTCAACCTGGAATTCCTTAGCTTGATAAATGTTGGCTTAATGTCAGTCTCCAACTTGCCCAAACTAGGAAAACTTAAAAAG CTGGAGTTGAGTGACAACAGAATTAGCGGCGGCCTTGATGTTTTAGCAGAGAAACTACCAAACCTCACGCATCTAAACCTGAGTGGCAACAAATTGAAAGACATCAGCACATTGGAACCATTG AAAAAGCTGGATAACCTGAAGAGTTTGGACCTGTTCAACTGTGAAGTGACAAACCTGAATGACTACAGAGAGAGTGTGTTCAAGCTGCTGCCCCAGCTTACCTACCTGGATGGTTATGACCTGGAGGATAGGGAGGCCTCTGATTCTGACGGAGAGGTGGACGGAGATGGCGTGGATGACGATGAAGATGAAG aaggagaggaggaggaagatgaggatggagaggaggaggacttTGACGAGGAAGAGGACGACGAGGAAGACGAAGAGGAGGTAGAAGGagaagaggatgatgatgacGTCAGTGGAGAAGATGAG GAGGAAGACTTGGGTCAGGATGGGGAAGtagatgaagaagatgatgatgacgatgatgacgAAGAGG CAGAAGCTGgcaaaggagagaagagaaagcgAGACCCAGAGGATGACGATGACGACGATGACGATGACGACGACGATTAA
- the hemgn gene encoding cyclin-dependent kinase inhibitor 1C isoform X1, whose amino-acid sequence MEETLQPEKQESEYKNPNEDQGGMFRRLRDRDLLRKRKAEAEEKETNQWVLGMESQKKRPRAESGMKRRGRPKKSEPTPQISVIQEEPTVLQEAPSVVEVVPEPAEVIPDQTPGSLSPLLAPESQPSSVLAGPALLPVFGSIKSPVFAPALTSPSQIYPTPVLFSPSAPAPSTAKAPIPVQDSSPAPEAVPVPALTQAPVPAAAPPQVETFFTESQSREALNLIEDLGPDEEEDVSPCLDKRSDEELIETPLINVPEQNIPIPKMSSTPPPQKYFPGNLF is encoded by the exons ATGGAGGAGACATTGCAACCAGAGAAGCAGGAGTCAGAATATAAAAATCCGAATGAGGACCAAG gTGGGATGTTTCGCCGATTGCGGGACAGGGATCTTCTCAGGAAGAGAAAGGCTGAAGCAGAAGAGAAGGAGACTAATCAGTGGGTTTTGGG GATGGAGAGCCAGAAGAAAAGACCCAGGGCTGAGAGTGGCatgaagaggagagggaggccCAAGAAGAGTGAGCCCACGCCCCAGATATCTGTCATTCAGGAGGAGCCAACAGTGCTTCAGGAAGCTCCTTCAGTGGTGGAGGTGGTGCCTGAACCTGCTGAGGTCATCCCAGATCAAACACCAGGCTCTCTATCCCCCTTACTTGCTCCGGAATCACAACCATCATCTGTCCTAGCTGGCCCTGCACTTCTGCCAGTGTTTGGATCCATCAAAAGCCCTGTCTTTGCTCCGGCTCTGACTTCTCCATCTCAAATTTATCCGACTCCAGTCCTTTTTTCACCCTCAGCTCCTGCTCCATCTACCGCCAAAGCTCCAATCCCTGTCCAAGATTCGTCTCCAGCTCCAGAAGCTGTCCCAGTCCCAGCCCTGACCCAAGCCCctgttccagctgcagctcctcCTCAAGTGGAGACCTTCTTCACAGAGTCACAAAGCAGGGAAGCCCTAAACCTGATTGAGGACTTGGGCccagatgaggaggaggacgtCTCTCCATGTCTGGACAAAAGATCTGATGAAG aattgattGAGACACCGTTGATCAATGTACCTGAACAAAACATTCCAATTCCAAAGATGTCCTCGACGCCTCCTCCACAAAAATATTTCCCAGGAAATTTATTCTAA
- the hemgn gene encoding proline-rich receptor-like protein kinase PERK2 isoform X2 produces MEETLQPEKQESEYKNPNEDQGGMFRRLRDRDLLRKRKAEAEEKETNQMESQKKRPRAESGMKRRGRPKKSEPTPQISVIQEEPTVLQEAPSVVEVVPEPAEVIPDQTPGSLSPLLAPESQPSSVLAGPALLPVFGSIKSPVFAPALTSPSQIYPTPVLFSPSAPAPSTAKAPIPVQDSSPAPEAVPVPALTQAPVPAAAPPQVETFFTESQSREALNLIEDLGPDEEEDVSPCLDKRSDEELIETPLINVPEQNIPIPKMSSTPPPQKYFPGNLF; encoded by the exons ATGGAGGAGACATTGCAACCAGAGAAGCAGGAGTCAGAATATAAAAATCCGAATGAGGACCAAG gTGGGATGTTTCGCCGATTGCGGGACAGGGATCTTCTCAGGAAGAGAAAGGCTGAAGCAGAAGAGAAGGAGACTAATCA GATGGAGAGCCAGAAGAAAAGACCCAGGGCTGAGAGTGGCatgaagaggagagggaggccCAAGAAGAGTGAGCCCACGCCCCAGATATCTGTCATTCAGGAGGAGCCAACAGTGCTTCAGGAAGCTCCTTCAGTGGTGGAGGTGGTGCCTGAACCTGCTGAGGTCATCCCAGATCAAACACCAGGCTCTCTATCCCCCTTACTTGCTCCGGAATCACAACCATCATCTGTCCTAGCTGGCCCTGCACTTCTGCCAGTGTTTGGATCCATCAAAAGCCCTGTCTTTGCTCCGGCTCTGACTTCTCCATCTCAAATTTATCCGACTCCAGTCCTTTTTTCACCCTCAGCTCCTGCTCCATCTACCGCCAAAGCTCCAATCCCTGTCCAAGATTCGTCTCCAGCTCCAGAAGCTGTCCCAGTCCCAGCCCTGACCCAAGCCCctgttccagctgcagctcctcCTCAAGTGGAGACCTTCTTCACAGAGTCACAAAGCAGGGAAGCCCTAAACCTGATTGAGGACTTGGGCccagatgaggaggaggacgtCTCTCCATGTCTGGACAAAAGATCTGATGAAG aattgattGAGACACCGTTGATCAATGTACCTGAACAAAACATTCCAATTCCAAAGATGTCCTCGACGCCTCCTCCACAAAAATATTTCCCAGGAAATTTATTCTAA